The following nucleotide sequence is from bacterium.
GTGGCATTGCGCACCTGGCGTCGCTGCACCTGGCGGCGGCCGCGCCGAACTTCTCGACCTATGAGTACATGGGGACCCGGTACATCGACAATCCGCTGCGCGAGATCTTCACGACGCCGTTCCCGGTACCGGTCGACGGCCAGATCGCACTCCCCGACGGACCAGGGCTGGGACTGGAGGTCGATCCCGAGGCGATCCAACGATTCGCCACCCCGCAGTCCGGGGGCGGGTAGCGGATGTCCCCGAGGCGGAAGCTGGGGGCGGGGCCACCGGTTGCCGCGGCGCCGATCAGGACGGGGGCGCAGACGGTGCGCGGCCGCGTGCGCACTCGTCGCACGCGCACAGCCCGCGCAGCATCGTGAAGGTGTAGATCCCCGTGGCGTGTCCGTCCGACCAGGTGAACCGGAGCGCGTACGCGCCGACTTGCGCGATTTCCTTCGGGTAGACGTCCGCGGAGACGCGCGCGGGGTCCAGCAAGCGTGCACCCGTCCACTCGTGCACGCACATCGCGCACGGACAGTGTTGGCGGAGCAGTCGGTACGCGTACCGGCTCACGTGGCCGTCGGTCCACGTCACGACGAGCTCGCGAGTTGCGGCATCCTGCGTTACCGCCGCCGGGGTGGGCATCGACCTGCGAGGCATGACGTATTTCAGTGTAGGACCCGGCGCAGGGCGTGTCAAAAGCGCGGCGCCGCACCCGCGCGGAGGACCGTCCGCGTGGCGGGCCGAATCTCGCACTAGGGACCGCCAGGTCCGTGCGTTCGGTTCGCGAGTCCATCCGATCTCATTCACGTGGAGGCGCCGATGAGTCCAGAGTCCCAACCGGAGACCGCGTTCGCCGTCCGGCTGACGGTGAACGAGCATCCCGAGGAGGTGCGGGTGTCGCCGCGGCGCACGCTGCTCGCGGCGCTGCGCGAAGACCTGCACCTGACGGGTACGAAAGAGGGATGCGGGGTCGGGACCTGCGGCGCCTGCACCGTGCTCGTGGACGGGAAACCGGTGTTGTCGTGCATGATGCTGGCCGTGCAGGCCGACGGCCGCACGGTCGAGACCGTGGAGGGTCTTGCCCGGGACGGTACCCTGGACCCGCTGCAGCAGGCGTTCATCGCGCAGGACGCGTTCCAATGCGGGTTCTGCACGCCGGGACAGATCATGGCCCTGCGCGGGTTGCTCCGGCGAAGACCGCAGGCGTCCTCCGAGGAGATCCGGCACGCGCTCGACGGCAACGTCTGCCGGTGCGGCGCGTATCTCCGGATCCAGGCCGCCGCGCTCGAGGTCGCGAGGTCCGCGGAAGCCCGCCGGCGCCGCTGACCGCGTCCGCCCCGGCGCCGCCCCGAGCCGGGAGGCGAGTTCCGTCGCACGGCGCCACCACGCAACGGTAGCCCACTTAGGAGGAGCCCATGCCGCGGATCATCAAGCAGAAGATCGAGTTCGAAGGACGCATCGAGGAGCGCGACGTCGTGATCGAGGGCGACGACCTGCCCGTGTGGCAGGCGAGCGAGTCGTTCACGGTCATCGGCACGTCCGTGCCCCGCGTGGACGGCGCGGAGCGGGTGGGCGGCCGGGCCCGCTACACCGCGGACCTGTATCCGCCGGGGTTGCTCCACGGCGCAGTGTTGCGGAGCCCCCACGCGCACGCCCGGATCGCCCGGTTCGACGCGTCGGCCGCGGAGCGGGCGCCCGGGGTACGACTCGTACTGTCGGCCGCCAACGCGCCGAAGATCCCCTGGTACAACGGCAAGAGTTGGTTGTTCGACACGGAGCTGCGCTACGCCGGCGACGAGGTCGCGGTGGTCGTGGCCGACACGCCGGCGCAGGCCCGTGACGCGCTCGACCTGATCGAGGTCGAGTACGGGGTGCTGCCGCACGTGATCGACATCGACTCGGCGCTCCGCCCGGACGCCGTGCAGGTGCACGCCGACGGCAACGTGCTCGATGGCCCCGAACGCTACGAGCGCGGTGACGTCGAGTTGGGGTTCAGCCAGGCGGACGTGACGGTGGAGTTGCGGGCTGATACCCCGGACGTCCTGCACCACAGCATGGAGACCCACGGATCGGTCGCGCACTGGAACGGCGAGTCGCTCACGATCTGGGACTCGACGCAACACATCTTCGGCGTGCGGCGTCAGGTCGCGGGCGCGCTCAAGATCCCGCTCGATCGCGTCCGCGTCGTGAGCCCGTTCATGGGCGGCGGGTTCGGCAGCAAAAACGGCGCCGGGAAGTACACGATCGTCGCGGCGATTGCGTCGCGGCAGCTCGGTCGGCCGGTCAGGCTCATGTTCACGCGCGCAGAAGAGAGCCAGGCGGCCGGGAAGCGCCCGCAGAGCTTGCAGCGCATCCGGCTCGGCGCGAAGCGGGACGGCACCCTCACCGCGATCGACTACTGGGGCGCGTCGAACCTCGGCGCCTACCGGTCGATCGGGTCGCCGCTCGCCGGGCCGATCAAAGAGCTGTACGCCTGCCCGAACGTGCGCACCGAAGTGTTGAACGTGTTCACTCACATCGCCCCGTGCGCGGCGTTTCGGGCCCCCGGGTTCGTGGAGGCCACGGTCGCGCTCGACAGCGCGATGGAGTTGCTGGCGGACACGCTCGGGGTGGACCCCCTCGCGCTGCGCCGCCGCAACTACGCGGACACGGACCAGGTGATCGGACGTGGCTATTCCAGCAAGTTCCTGCGGGACGCGTACGACCTCGCCGCCAAGGCCGCGGGCTGGGACCGCCGCTCCCCCACCCCGCCGGCTCCGGTCACGGGACACGGGAAGCGTCGCGGGTTCGGGATGGCTAGCCAGATCTGGGGCGGCGCCGGTTCTCCGCCGGCATACGCCGAGATGCGGCTGAACGCCGACGGCACGGCGGAGGTGCGCATCGGTACCCAGGAGATCGGCACGGGCGCGAAGACGGCGCTCGTGCAGATCGCCGCCGAAGTGTTGACCCTGCCGGTGGACCGTGTGACCGTCTCGCTGGGCGACACCGATTTCCCGTACAGCCCGCTCTCCGCCGGCAGCCAGACGATCACGTCCTGCGGCCCCGCGGTGCGGATGGCCGCGGATGAGGTGCGACGCCACCTGGTCGACGCGGCGGCCTCGCTGCTCGAGGCCGCGCCGAACGACATCCGGCTCGAGGCCGGGCGTTTATTCGTCGCGGGCGTGCCCGAACGCGGGATGACGGTGGCCGAGGTCACCGGCCGCATGGGCAACTTCACGCTGCATGGACGGGGGTTCCGCGGGCCGAACCCCGACGGCGTCACGATCCGTACCTTCGGTGTGCAGATCGCCGAGGTCGAAGTGGACCTCGATACCGGCGAGGTGACCGTCCTGCGCATCGTGGCCTGCCACGACGTGGGCCGGGTCATCAACCCGCAGTTGTACGCGAGCCAGATCGAAGGCGGCGTGATCCAAGGGCTCGGCATGGCGCTCCGCGAGGAACACGTGACCGACATCGACAGCGGGACGGTGATGGACCTCGGGTTCGACAGTTACGCGGTGCCGCGCTCGTCGGTGATCCCGGAGATCGTCTCGCTCGCGGTGGACAAGCCCGACCTGATCGCCAACAACCTGGGCGCGAAGGGGGTCGGCGAGCCGCCGATCATCCCGACCCCGGCGGCGATCGCGAACGCGGTCGCGAACGCCATCGGCGCCCGCGTGACCTCGTTGCCGATTACGCCGGCGAAGGTGATCAAGGCGCTCGGACGTCTCCCATGAGCGGGGGTGGCGCGTGAGCGGGCGCTATCGGTACGAGATCTGCGACGTGTTCACGGACACCCCGCTCGCCGGGAACCCGCTCGCCGTATTCGTGGACGCACGCGAGATTCCGGAGGCGCGCCTGCGGCCGCTCGCCCGGGAGGTCAACTATTCCGAGACCGTGTTCGCCTACCCGCCCGGCGCGGGAGGCCATGCGCGGATCCGGATCTTCACGCCCACGCACGAGCTGCCGTTCGCCGGCCATCCGGTGCTCGGATCGGCGTGCGTGTTGGCCGCGCACCTCGGCGCGGCGGCGATCGGTGGCGACACGATCCGGCTCGAGACCGGACGTGGCGTCGTCCCCGTGCGGCTCCGCCGGGACGGGGATCGCGTCACGTTCGGATGGATGAGCCAACCCCTCCCGACCATCGCTCCGTTTGGAGACGCGGCGTCCGTGCTCGCCGCCGTCGGGGTGACCCGCTCGGCGTTGCCGGTCGAGGCCTATGACAACGGGATCAAGCACCTCTACGTTGCGCTGGACTCCGAGGATGCGGTCGCTTGTGTGGTGCCGGATCTGTCCGCGCTGGCGAGAGTCGTGCCGGAGCACGGCGTGAGCTGTTTCGCCGGTGCGGGACGGCACTGGAAGACGCGGATGTTCGCTCCGGGCCACGGCGTGGCCGAAGACCCCGCCACCGGGTCGGCGGCGGGCCCGCTCGCCGTACACCTGTGCCGGCACGGGCGCGTGGCGTTCGGCGAGGAGATCGAGATCACGCAGGGTGTCGAGATCACACGGCCGTCCAAACTGCACGCGCGCATCTCCGGGACCGCCGCCGCGCTCACGTCGGTTGAGGTGGGCGGCGCCGCCGTGATCGTGGGATCGGGGGAGTTCCGGGTGTAGCACGCACTTTCGGCGGGACGAGCGAACCCACGATCGCGCCGCCTGGTGCATGGCGGCGCACTCTAGTGTCCGGTGCTGATCAGTGTGAGGAGGCGCTCCGCTTCTGCCAGCTGCGCCGCGGATGCGTCGTACCTGGCACCACGTCCGTCGTGGTGTTCGATCGTGAGCAACTCGACGTCGTACAGGCGTACCGCCTCCCCCAGTTGCGCAGTCGCGCGGTCGCGGTCCCCGGCGGCCAGATCTGCTTCGGCGAGCCACAGCCGGTAGCGGGCCGTGTACGGGTCGAGGCGGACCGCGTCCTCGAGCGCCGCCGCCGCGGCCGCCTCGTGCTTCTCCGCGTGCTCGAGCCTTCCCAGTTCCGCGCGCGGATAGGCGTCCCAGGGACTGAGCCGGCTCGCGTACAGGTAGAGCTCGGTCGCCCGGTCCCGCATCGTCCCCCACGGGCCCATCGGGTTGTCGAGCCGGCGGACGTACAGATCGGCCAGCAGGTCGCCGAAGTACGCCGGCGTGACGCCGTCGAGCGGATCCGCGGCCATGGCCGTCTCGAACGTGCGCACCGCCTCGATGAACTCTCCGGTTTTGACTTGCTGCACCGCCTCGTCGTGCAGCGAGGTTGCCTCGACCGGCGGCGCGAGGAGCGGCGGCAGGCAGAGCACCACGGCGATGAGCGGGAGCACGAACAGCCGCTGCCAGAGGCGCACGGCCGGACGGTCGACGAGGGACGTATGCGCGGCGACCACCGCCGCAAGCAGGAGCAGCAGCGCGAGGTTCGTGACGACGAAGAGGCTCTCGTCCACGATGCTGACGGTGGCGAGGCCCGCCATTCCCGCGGCCCACCCGGCCAGCCACGCGCGCTCCTGGACTCCGCCGCGCACATAGCGGCGGGTGCCGCGCCAGATCCCCCACAACACCACGAGCGCAAGCAGCCCGCTCCCCACCTTCCCGGTCGTGACGAGGACCTGCAGGTAGTCGTCGTGCGCCGAGCCCGGCACGTTGATCATCGCGTACGTCTCCAGCACGTCCGGGACGCGGTACGCCGAGTACACGGCGTTGAACGTGCCCAGCCCCGTACCCCACGTCGGGTGCGCCCGCCACATCGCGAGGGCGGTGTGCCAGATGTAGAGCCGGCTGGTCCCCGTGTCCTCCTGGTCCGGGGCGATGCTCTGGGCCCGGGCCCCGACGCTCGGGAGCCTGACGACCGCGAGCCCGGCGACAAGCACGATCAACAGCAGCACGGGCCACGCGCGCCGCCGGACCGGCCAGAAGAGCACGGCGGCGACCACGATGAACACGCCGAGGCCCACGTAACCTCCGCGGGAATAGGTGACGATCAGGCCGAGCACCTCGGCCGCGAGCGCGGCGGCCGGCAGCGGGCGCCATGCCCACGGGAGGGACACCGTCAGCACGGCGGTGCCGGCGATGCCCAGCACGAGGAACGCCGCGAGCAGGTTCGGGCTCGCGAGCGTCCCGTACGCGCGCGTCCGGATGAGTTCGGCGAACGAGCGGCTGAGCCAGTACGCGGGGGTGGGCACCCCGCTCACGTACTGACCCAGCCCGATCACCGCCTCGCCGAGGGCGATCGCCACGAGACCGCCGAGGAATACGTGGGTCTTGACCCGGTCGTTCAGGGCCATGAGGGCCGCCAGCACGAGCACGAGCAGCGAGGTATGGAAGAAGATCTCCTCGCGGGACCCGTACAGGAACGTAGTGTGCGCGAGCGACAGGATCCCCAACGTCGCCGCGGCCGCGAGGCCCCACAGCGGGGCGCCGGGCAGCGCCCGGCCCCCCAGCAGCCGGCGGAACACGGACACGCCGCCGATCGCCAGCGCCGCTCGTTCGAACGCCAGCAGCGGCACCCGGTGTTCGAGGAACCCGGCCGACGGCATGAACGTAAGCCCGCCGAACACCGCCCATCCGAGCAGCGCCACGGTGGCGGCGAGGATCGCCCAGTCGAGCACCTCGCCGAGCGCCGCGTGCAGCCGCGGCGGCGCGCCGCCGGGGCCGCCCCTGCTCACGCGCTCAGCCACGCCTCGTGAAACCGCATCATCCCGTCCGGCTGGTCCACGAACCCTTGCAGCTTGGGCGACACCAGCTTGTACTCTCGCGGGAAGTACAGCGGCACATACGGCGCGTCCTGGGCCAGGAGCTTCGTGATCTCCGCGTACACGGCGCGCCGTTTGGCGATATCGTACTCTGCGCGGGCGCTGTCGAGCAGGTCCTGGACCTTGGGGCTCGCGTACCCGGAGTAGTTGAGCGATCCGATGCCCGACTGCGTGATGAACGGGTAAATGTCAAAG
It contains:
- a CDS encoding DUF971 domain-containing protein, coding for MLVHRQPDGERGLRLGLWTHRRLHVNEIGWTREPNARTWRSLVRDSARHADGPPRGCGAALLTRPAPGPTLKYVMPRRSMPTPAAVTQDAATRELVVTWTDGHVSRYAYRLLRQHCPCAMCVHEWTGARLLDPARVSADVYPKEIAQVGAYALRFTWSDGHATGIYTFTMLRGLCACDECARGRAPSAPPS
- a CDS encoding (2Fe-2S)-binding protein; amino-acid sequence: MSPESQPETAFAVRLTVNEHPEEVRVSPRRTLLAALREDLHLTGTKEGCGVGTCGACTVLVDGKPVLSCMMLAVQADGRTVETVEGLARDGTLDPLQQAFIAQDAFQCGFCTPGQIMALRGLLRRRPQASSEEIRHALDGNVCRCGAYLRIQAAALEVARSAEARRRR
- a CDS encoding xanthine dehydrogenase family protein molybdopterin-binding subunit produces the protein MPRIIKQKIEFEGRIEERDVVIEGDDLPVWQASESFTVIGTSVPRVDGAERVGGRARYTADLYPPGLLHGAVLRSPHAHARIARFDASAAERAPGVRLVLSAANAPKIPWYNGKSWLFDTELRYAGDEVAVVVADTPAQARDALDLIEVEYGVLPHVIDIDSALRPDAVQVHADGNVLDGPERYERGDVELGFSQADVTVELRADTPDVLHHSMETHGSVAHWNGESLTIWDSTQHIFGVRRQVAGALKIPLDRVRVVSPFMGGGFGSKNGAGKYTIVAAIASRQLGRPVRLMFTRAEESQAAGKRPQSLQRIRLGAKRDGTLTAIDYWGASNLGAYRSIGSPLAGPIKELYACPNVRTEVLNVFTHIAPCAAFRAPGFVEATVALDSAMELLADTLGVDPLALRRRNYADTDQVIGRGYSSKFLRDAYDLAAKAAGWDRRSPTPPAPVTGHGKRRGFGMASQIWGGAGSPPAYAEMRLNADGTAEVRIGTQEIGTGAKTALVQIAAEVLTLPVDRVTVSLGDTDFPYSPLSAGSQTITSCGPAVRMAADEVRRHLVDAAASLLEAAPNDIRLEAGRLFVAGVPERGMTVAEVTGRMGNFTLHGRGFRGPNPDGVTIRTFGVQIAEVEVDLDTGEVTVLRIVACHDVGRVINPQLYASQIEGGVIQGLGMALREEHVTDIDSGTVMDLGFDSYAVPRSSVIPEIVSLAVDKPDLIANNLGAKGVGEPPIIPTPAAIANAVANAIGARVTSLPITPAKVIKALGRLP
- a CDS encoding PhzF family phenazine biosynthesis protein, with the protein product MSGRYRYEICDVFTDTPLAGNPLAVFVDAREIPEARLRPLAREVNYSETVFAYPPGAGGHARIRIFTPTHELPFAGHPVLGSACVLAAHLGAAAIGGDTIRLETGRGVVPVRLRRDGDRVTFGWMSQPLPTIAPFGDAASVLAAVGVTRSALPVEAYDNGIKHLYVALDSEDAVACVVPDLSALARVVPEHGVSCFAGAGRHWKTRMFAPGHGVAEDPATGSAAGPLAVHLCRHGRVAFGEEIEITQGVEITRPSKLHARISGTAAALTSVEVGGAAVIVGSGEFRV
- a CDS encoding O-antigen ligase family protein, which translates into the protein MSRGGPGGAPPRLHAALGEVLDWAILAATVALLGWAVFGGLTFMPSAGFLEHRVPLLAFERAALAIGGVSVFRRLLGGRALPGAPLWGLAAAATLGILSLAHTTFLYGSREEIFFHTSLLVLVLAALMALNDRVKTHVFLGGLVAIALGEAVIGLGQYVSGVPTPAYWLSRSFAELIRTRAYGTLASPNLLAAFLVLGIAGTAVLTVSLPWAWRPLPAAALAAEVLGLIVTYSRGGYVGLGVFIVVAAVLFWPVRRRAWPVLLLIVLVAGLAVVRLPSVGARAQSIAPDQEDTGTSRLYIWHTALAMWRAHPTWGTGLGTFNAVYSAYRVPDVLETYAMINVPGSAHDDYLQVLVTTGKVGSGLLALVVLWGIWRGTRRYVRGGVQERAWLAGWAAGMAGLATVSIVDESLFVVTNLALLLLLAAVVAAHTSLVDRPAVRLWQRLFVLPLIAVVLCLPPLLAPPVEATSLHDEAVQQVKTGEFIEAVRTFETAMAADPLDGVTPAYFGDLLADLYVRRLDNPMGPWGTMRDRATELYLYASRLSPWDAYPRAELGRLEHAEKHEAAAAAALEDAVRLDPYTARYRLWLAEADLAAGDRDRATAQLGEAVRLYDVELLTIEHHDGRGARYDASAAQLAEAERLLTLISTGH